One Solanum pennellii chromosome 9, SPENNV200 DNA segment encodes these proteins:
- the LOC107029638 gene encoding long-chain-alcohol oxidase FAO2-like: MVKETECHSSLKGGRINSSYTHGFSSSQIQTISSFCETLVPPCNNNDNSFFASSGAHPPSPNEVAELLVKRSKPEALLIIRIVVFLLTTRLGSLLLCGRVCLDKRWPFVHNFSELALKDREALLQRWSRETFLIPLRITFLMIKIICFFIFFSWTDENCKNPTWEAIGYHLPETTEALYENKKERPLERGIVETVNESDETLKESLSKKDVVITEDTKDNIFKIKCDVLIVGSGCGGGVAAGILAKSGYKVVVLEKGHYFVPEDYSGLEGPSLSELYETGAMLSSLDGKVMIMAGTTVGGGSAVNWSASIKTPNDVLKDWSVNHKISWFGTSEYQSAMDAVCKRIGVTENCSEEGLQNQVIRKGCENLGLKVEKIPRNSSENHYCGSCGYGCKTGDKKGTDSTWLVDAVNAGAVILTGCTAERFILEDGKMRKTCLGVIATTESKKITRKLHIKARATISSCGALFTPPLLLSSGLQNKNIGTNLHLHPVLLAWGYFPESMSEIKGKNYEGGIMTSLHKMVPEETNAQAIIEATAVGPASFASLFPWTSGQDMKEQMTKYSRTVTLLALVKDQGRGEVKKAGRIKYSLDRIDKENIKAGLRRALRILIAAGAVEVGTYRSDGQKIKCKDIKNEEFEEFVDTVEAPEGPISKEENWTVYASAHQMGSCRMGSSKEDGAVDENGECWEAKGLYVCDGSVLPTAVGVNPMITIQSTAYCIAKRIAESLHNEKLV, encoded by the exons ATGGTGAAGGAAACAGAATGTCATTCTTCATTAAAAGGAGGAAGAATTAACAGTAGCTATACACATGGCTTCTCTTCTTCTCAAATTCAAACTATTTCTTCCTTTTGTGAAACTCTTGTGCCACCTTGTAATAACAATGATAATTCATTCTTTGCTTCTTCTGGGGCTCACCCTCCATCCCCTAATGAG GTTGCAGAGCTACTGGTGAAGAGGAGCAAGCCTGAGGCATTGTTGATAATAAGGATAGTTGTGTTTTTGTTAACAACAAGATTAGGGAGTCTTCTGCTTTGTGGTAGAGTCTGTTTGGATAAAAGATGGCCTTTTGTTCACAACTTTTCTGAATTAGCCTTAAAGGATAGAGAAGCTCTTCTACAAAGATGGTCCAGAGAAACTTTTCTCATTCCACTAAGGATTACCTTCTTGATGATCAAAATTATCtgtttcttcatcttcttctcttGG ACTGATGAAAATTGCAAGAATCCTACATGGGAAGCCATTGGATATCATCTTCCAGAGACAACAGAGGCTCTATatgaaaacaagaaagaaagacCACTTGAAAGGGGGATTGTGGAAACCGTAAATGAGAGTGATGAAACTCTGAAAGAATCTTTATCTAAGAAAGATGTAGTTATAACTGAGGATACAAAAGACAACATCTTTAAGATTAAATGTGATGTTTTGATTGTTGGTTCTGGATGTGGTGGAGGTGTTGCAGCTGGAATCCTTGCGAAATCAGGTTACAAAGTCGTCGTGCTAGAAAAAGGACATTACTTTGTGCCTGAAGATTATTCTGGTCTTGAAGGACCTTCTTTGAGTGAGTTATATGAGACAGGTGCAATGCTTAGTAGTCTTGATGGAAAGGTAATGATTATGGCTGGAACAACAGTTGGCGGTGGATCAGCCGTAAACTGGTCCGCTTCTATTAAAACACCAAATGATGTTCTTAAAGACTGGTCTGTGAATCACAAGATTTCATGGTTTGGAACTTCTGAATATCAGTCTGCTATGGATGCAGTATGCAAACGGATTGGTGTAACGGAGAATTGTTCTGAGGAAGGACTTCAGAATCAAGTAATACGAAAAGGGTGTGAAAATCTCGGTTTGAAAGTTGAGAAAATACCAAGAAATTCTTCAGAGAATCATTATTGTGGTTCTTGTGGTTATGGTTGTAAAACAGGAGACAAGAAAGGGACTGATTCCACTTGGCTTGTCGATGCTGTTAATGCAGGCGCAGTTATTTTGACTGGATGTACTGCAGAAAGGTTCATACTGGAAGATGGTAAAATGAGAAAAACATGTCTTGGAGTAATTGCTACAACTGAAAGCAAGAAGATCACTAGGAAGCTACATATCAAAGCTCGTGCCACGATTTCTTCCTGTGGAGCTCTCTTCACACCTCCTTTGCTGCTTTCCAGTGGATTGCAGAACAAGAACATTGGTACAAACCTCCATCTCCACCCCGTTCTTTTGGCGTGGGGATACTTCCCCGAATCCATGTCTGAAATCAAAGGCAAAAATTACGAGGGAGGAATAATGACATCCCTTCATAAGATGGTACCTGAAGAAACCAATGCACAGGCCATAATAGAAGCTACAGCTGTGGGTCCTGCTTCTTTCGCCAGTTTGTTTCCATGGACTTCTGGTCAGGATATGAAGGAACAGATGACAAAGTACTCGCGAACAGTAACTCTGTTAGCATTGGTAAAAGATCAAGGTCGAGGAGAAGTAAAGAAAGCAGGGAGGATAAAATACAGCTTGGATAGAATAGACAAAGAGAATATCAAAGCTGGATTAAGAAGGGCACTGAGGATACTGATTGCAGCAGGAGCAGTTGAAGTGGGAACATATCGAAGCGATGGACAGAAAATCAAATGTAAAGACATAAAGAATGAAGAGTTCGAAGAGTTTGTTGATACAGTTGAAGCTCCTGAAGGGCCAATTTCTAAAGAAGAAAACTGGACAGTTTATGCCTCTGCACATCAAATGGGAAGCTGTCGAATGGGATCGAGCAAGGAGGATGGCGCAGTAGATGAAAACGGAGAATGTTGGGAGGCGAAAGGCTTATATGTATGTGATGGAAGTGTGCTTCCTACTGCAGTTGGTGTCAATCCCATGATCACTATACAGTCTACTGCTTATTGCATTGCAAAGAGAATAGCAGAGTCATTACATAATGAAAAGCTAGTTTAA